Genomic segment of Vicinamibacterales bacterium:
ACCTGCTGGGGCTGTGCCACGAGGCGCTCGGCCAGGCGGCCGAGGCCGAAAGGGCCTGGCGTGCAGCCGCGACCGACGCGGACGCGCTGCTCACCGAGGAAGGGCCCTCAATCAAGGAACTGGCGGAACGGAAGCTCGCCGGCGGCGGACGGCAGTAGAGACGAAGGCGCCAGACCCGGGCGCCTTCGAGGGACCTGAGCCCTCCGGGACGCGCCGATTCGGGCGAGTCTCTTGCATTGCGCGAATGACCGTGCTATATTCGTCAGGTTCTCCGGCGCTAGGAAACCCTATCTAGCGTCTGGACCGCGCGAAGCGGGCGGCCAGGACACGAACGTCGCGGTGTCCGGCACCCCTTCCTTTCGAGGTTTTGCTCGTTTTCGTGACGATGCCAAGGCCTGCGGCGTTACAACAATTTCCTATAGGGTAACCGTTCCGGGTGCCAAGCGCCGGCCAGAGAATGCCGGCAGCCGCTTCTAGGCCTGGGACAACGTAAGGCCAGTCTCGCCGAAGCTCGCGTCGCGGGCGCCGGCGGACGGCCGTTCTCGTTGGGGGAGCCGCGAACCATTGTGTTCGCCAGCCGCGAGCGGCGGCAGCGTTTCCCGAGGACGGAGTGACCGTGCCGACTATTAGCCAGCTGGTTCGCAAAGGCCGCGCGAATATCGCGGTCAAGACCAAGAGCCCCGCCCTGCAGGACAACCCGCAGAAGCGCGGTGTGTGCGTGCGCGTGTTCACCCAGACGCCCAAGAAGCCGAATTCGGCCCTCCGCAAGGTCGCCCGCGTCCGGCTCACCAACGGGATCGAGGTCACGACCTATATCCCTGGTGTCGGGCACAACCTGCAGGAGCACTCGCTGGTGCTCATCCGCGGCGGACGCGTCAAGGACCTCCCGGGCGTGCGCTACCACGTGGTGCGCGGAACGCTCGACGCGGTCGGCGTGCAGGGCCGCAAGCAGGGCCGGTCGAAGTACGGCGCCAAGCGGCCGAAGGCGTAGAAGGGGCAGGCCCGGTGCCGGCGACGCCGATGGGTGTCACCGCCGCCGAACGGGCGACCACGAGGGTCGCCCCTACGTGGACCGCGGCCACGATTCTGACTAGCGTAAGAGAGCCATATGCCACGCAGACGAGAGATTGCCAAGCGGGAAATTGCGCCTGATCCGGTCTACAGCAGCGCGCTGGTGACGAAGTTCGTCAAC
This window contains:
- the rpsL gene encoding 30S ribosomal protein S12: MPTISQLVRKGRANIAVKTKSPALQDNPQKRGVCVRVFTQTPKKPNSALRKVARVRLTNGIEVTTYIPGVGHNLQEHSLVLIRGGRVKDLPGVRYHVVRGTLDAVGVQGRKQGRSKYGAKRPKA